The Elgaria multicarinata webbii isolate HBS135686 ecotype San Diego chromosome 1, rElgMul1.1.pri, whole genome shotgun sequence genome has a window encoding:
- the ENKUR gene encoding enkurin isoform X1, with translation MAALCMEESIYNLLPEIVEKTFKAPRYVSTFKPYVKHTIQQSKAPWKTIGPAKVEVPNPKDFLQKHSKEPKLPKRGKDRESKKMTETTVPKITEHPLMGIQCTKNFVSTNAANVIMGVSKKPQPVCVDRRQGDKFLLETSGLVPKYLKKKNYGLTPKYVTKRNEEAKRAQEEYDAYVKETLRQKAMKRLTEEERESLLEALLTGRGVYRIVLLECNPAHMYSEVSHIELLSGSQEELGRSPSGIPKPFSRNRYNTKEASQRKAGNTNKTVGT, from the exons ATGGCAGCACTGTGCATGGAGGAAAGCATTTACAATCTTCTGCCTGAGATTGTGGAGAAGACTTTCAAGGCACCCAG ATACGTGTCGACCTTTAAACCCTATGTGAAACATACAATACAGCAAAGTAAAGCACCGTGGAAAACCATAGGGCCAGCAAAAGTCGAAGTGCCCAATCCAAAGGACTTCCTTCAGAAACATTCAAAGGAACCAAAGTTACCCAAGA gggGAAAAGATCGAGAAAGTAAGAAAATGACAGAAACAACTGTGCCCAAAATAACAGAGCATCCACTTATGGGAATTCAGTGTACAAAGAATTTTGTCAGTACAAATGCAGCTAACGTTATCATGGGAGTGTCTAAGAAGCCTCAACCAGTTTGTGTCGACAGGCGGCAAGGAGACAAATTTCTCCTTGAAACTTCAGGACTCGTCCCAAAATACCTCAAGAAAAAG AATTATGGACTTACTCCGAAATACGTAACTAAACGAAATGAAGAAGCAAAGAGAGCTCAGGAAGAATACGATGCCTATGTCAAGGAGACTCTCAGACAAAAAGCCATGAAACGGCTCACTGAGGAAGAGAGGGAAAGTCTTCTTGAG GCCTTACTCACAGGAagaggtgtgtataggattgtgctgttagaatgcaatcctgcacatatgtattcagaagtaagccacattgagttactctcag GGTCTCAAGAAGAACTGGGAAGAAGTCCATCAGGCATTCCAAAACCTTTCAGTAGAAATAGATACAATACCAAAGAAGCTTCACAAAGAAAGGCTGGAAACACAAATAAAACAGTTGGAACATGA
- the ENKUR gene encoding enkurin isoform X2, with product MAALCMEESIYNLLPEIVEKTFKAPRYVSTFKPYVKHTIQQSKAPWKTIGPAKVEVPNPKDFLQKHSKEPKLPKRGKDRESKKMTETTVPKITEHPLMGIQCTKNFVSTNAANVIMGVSKKPQPVCVDRRQGDKFLLETSGLVPKYLKKKNYGLTPKYVTKRNEEAKRAQEEYDAYVKETLRQKAMKRLTEEERESLLEGLKKNWEEVHQAFQNLSVEIDTIPKKLHKERLETQIKQLEHDIQTIEKHKVIYIANK from the exons ATGGCAGCACTGTGCATGGAGGAAAGCATTTACAATCTTCTGCCTGAGATTGTGGAGAAGACTTTCAAGGCACCCAG ATACGTGTCGACCTTTAAACCCTATGTGAAACATACAATACAGCAAAGTAAAGCACCGTGGAAAACCATAGGGCCAGCAAAAGTCGAAGTGCCCAATCCAAAGGACTTCCTTCAGAAACATTCAAAGGAACCAAAGTTACCCAAGA gggGAAAAGATCGAGAAAGTAAGAAAATGACAGAAACAACTGTGCCCAAAATAACAGAGCATCCACTTATGGGAATTCAGTGTACAAAGAATTTTGTCAGTACAAATGCAGCTAACGTTATCATGGGAGTGTCTAAGAAGCCTCAACCAGTTTGTGTCGACAGGCGGCAAGGAGACAAATTTCTCCTTGAAACTTCAGGACTCGTCCCAAAATACCTCAAGAAAAAG AATTATGGACTTACTCCGAAATACGTAACTAAACGAAATGAAGAAGCAAAGAGAGCTCAGGAAGAATACGATGCCTATGTCAAGGAGACTCTCAGACAAAAAGCCATGAAACGGCTCACTGAGGAAGAGAGGGAAAGTCTTCTTGAG GGTCTCAAGAAGAACTGGGAAGAAGTCCATCAGGCATTCCAAAACCTTTCAGTAGAAATAGATACAATACCAAAGAAGCTTCACAAAGAAAGGCTGGAAACACAAATAAAACAGTTGGAACATGACATTCAGACGATTGAAAAACACAAAGTTATTTATATTGCAAACAAATGA